From Nerophis lumbriciformis linkage group LG11, RoL_Nlum_v2.1, whole genome shotgun sequence, one genomic window encodes:
- the morn5 gene encoding MORN repeat-containing protein 5, with protein MELTGSSYKGTTLNRRMEGEGEYTFPSQTKYIGEMKDGMFHGTGVLHFLNGSKYEATWENGIAIQGSFTFADGLPYQEKDWDYCDGQDRRFYTERCHGLRPAGESQLTDLHPPRDIPGGCYDCGDGFYEPTTRTITSYDGTFLRMADDSEHAWIVRFCRKADCPPPPPEAEEEEEETETKVEEEEEKEEEEEKEEEAKEAEQEEESGSSVD; from the exons ATGGAGCTGACAGGAAGCAGTTACAAGGGGACGACGCTAAATCGCAG GATGGAGGGAGAAGGGGAGTACACCTTCCCCTCGCAGACCAAGTACATCGGGGAGATGAAAGACGGGATGTTCCACGGCACAGGGGTGCTCCACTTCCTGAATGGAAGCAAGTACGAGGCCACCTGGGAGAATGGCATCGCgatacag GGCTCGTTCACCTTCGCTGACGGCCTGCCCTACCAGGAGAAGGACTGGGACTACTGTGACGGCCAGGACCGACGCTTCTACACGGAGCGATGCCACGGACTCCGACCCGCAG GTGAATCCCAGCTCACAGACCTGCATCCGCCGCGCGACATTCCTGGCGGCTGCTACGACTGCGGGGACGGTTTCTACGAGCCCACCACCAGGACCATCACCTCCTACGACGGGACCTTCCTCAGAATGGCAG ACGACTCTGAGCATGCGTGGATCGTGCGATTTTGTCGCAAGGCCGACtgcccccctccccctccggaggcggaagaagaagaagaagaaacagaaacaaaagtagaagaagaagaagaaaaagaagaagaagaagaaaaagaagaagaagcaaaagaagcagaacaagaagaagaatccGGTTCCAGTGTGGACTAA